A window of Cryptomeria japonica chromosome 3, Sugi_1.0, whole genome shotgun sequence contains these coding sequences:
- the LOC131072942 gene encoding probable E3 ubiquitin ligase SUD1 isoform X2, producing MEEIEQMRGANVGEGFEPSTSGSSGNNNFMEETGEEDEDVCRICRTNGDADNQLYYPCACSGSIKYVHQDCLLQWLNHSNARQCEVCKHAFSFSPVYADNAPARLPFTEVLVGTTMKALRGLHFFFRLSFVLSVWLLFIPFITFWIWRLSFVRSLMEARKLFISRISSDGWLHISPAILLTDCLHGFLLSAGIVFIFLGATSMREYFRHLREIERQNPEREDDGINRQNGERAGRRLLIRDVVNGEGGGAGQENVGAVQVIRRNGQNAAAANLEMQAARFDANVEQIFDGGDDADGVEDVPFDELVGMQGPVFHLVENAVTVLASNTIFLGVVVLVPFHLGRMVLSIASQLAVTTSGALLTAGMSESAMTMAMANSNVTKDLKSPSNMSNSSLAKEGLAGNINATVLQGDRSSNIIASGGSVDLLTEVLLTSLQLSDAATLSIGYMSIFLLVFGYLGLVALIRYNRGEPLTVGRIYGIASVAEAAPSLARQFLAGVKYFFTMVKVAFLLLVEIGVFPLLCGWWLDVCTISMLGTTLSQRVGFFWASPITSSVFHWLVGIVYMLQISIFVSLLREVLRPGVLYFLRDPADPNYNPFRDLIDDPIHKHARRVLLSVVVYGSLIVLLVFLPVKLAMHVAPSMFPLDTSVSDPFTEIPADILLFSICIPFAIEHFRPRATFKTILFHWFSAVGWLLGLSDFLLPNPDDRDGQANVNGNQGQQLRLQDVQHRVVQEQNQHRLALPAAGNVERAVHEGMASEENDVDDDEDTEDCKFAIRIVLLLFGAWLTLLFFNSAMIVVPISLGRAMFSSIPRLPITHGIKCNDLYAFNIGCYIIWAVAAGVGYAVDYLRAHSFKVLLMNMIKWSLIVLKSCILLSLWIVVIPVFIGLLFELLLVVPLRVPVDESPVFLLYQDWALGLIFLKLWTKLVLLGQMAPLADESWRVKFEQVKADGFSRLRGLWVLREIVAPILIKLLTALSLPYVFARGVFPLFGYSLIVNSAVYRFAWSGCLILGLLWYWMRRFQQWFMDLHNSIRDDRYLIGRRLHNFREEKLRSHGSNDNFSQAARDPSRDVAVEANRDEAPENVENNQSLSSGSSSTHMETTNLRHRISSASSD from the exons GTTTGCAAGCATGCCTTTTCTTTCTCTCCTGTCTATGCCGACAATGCCCCAGCAAGGTTACCTTTTACAGAGGTTTTAGTTGGGACAACAATGAAAGCATTGCGTGGCTTGCACTTTTTTTTCCGGCTTTCCTTTGTGCTTTCTGTATGGCTTCTGTTCATACCATTCATAACTTTCTGGATCTGGAGGCTTTCATTTGTGAGGAGCCTTATGGAGGCTCGGAAGCTGTTTATAAGTCGGATATCTTCTGATGGCTGGCTTCATATTTCTCCTGCTATACTCCTCACAGATTGTTTACATGGATTCCTTCTGTCTGCTGGAATTGTGTTTATATTTTTGGGTGCAACATCCATGCGGGAGTACTTCAGACATCTGCGGGAAATAGAAAGGCAGAATCCAGAGAGAGAGGATGATGGGATTAACAGGCAAAATGGAGAAAGAGCAGGAAGGCGGTTGCTCATACGAGATGTTGTGAATGGTGAGGGTGGTGGAGCAGGTCAGGAAAATGTTGGTGCAGTTCAAGTGATCAGAAGAAATGGGCAAAATGCAGCAGCTGCTAATTTAGAAATGCAAGCAGCACGTTTTGATGCAAATGTTGAGCAAATTTTTGATGGTGGAGACGATGCAGATGGTGTTGAGGATGTGCCATTTGATGAACTTGTGGGGATGCAAGGGCCTGTATTTCACTTGGTTGAAAATGCAGTAACA GTACTGGCAAGTAATACCATATTTCTTGGTGTTGTAGTTCTTGTACCTTTCCATCTAGGAAGAATGGTCCTGTCAATTGCATCCCAACTTGCAGTCACAACAAGTGGTGCATTGCTTACTGCTGGGATGTCAGAATCAGCTATGACTATGGCTATGGCTAATAGCAATGTAACAAAAGATCTCAAGTCACCTTCCAACATGTCTAATTCTTCTCTGGCCAAAGAGGGTCTTGCAGGGAACATTAATGCTACTGTGCTTCAGGGTGATCGTTCTTCAAATATTATTGCAAGTGGGGGTTCTGTGGATTTGTTGACAGAAGTCTTGCTTACGTCATTGCAACTTTCTGATGCTGCGACTCTTTCTATTGGTTACATGTCTATTTTCCTTCTCGTCTTTGGTTATCTTGGCTTAGTAGCTCTGATACGTTATAACAGGGGGGAGCCATTGACAGTGGGAAGGATCTATGGTATAGCATCAGTGGCCGAGGCTGCCCCTTCCCTTGCAAGGCAATTCCTGGCTGGAGTGAAATACTTCTTCACTATGGTGAAGGTTGCTTTTCTATTACTGGTGGAGATCGGTGTCTTCCCTCTATTATGTGGCTGGTGGCTGGATGTATGTACAATTAGCATGCTTGGAACAACATTGTCCCAGCGTGTGGGATTTTTCTGGGCTTCACCCATAACAAGTTCAGTATTTCACTGGCTTGTTGGGATTGTATATATGTTACAAATAAGTATCTTTGTCAGCCTTCTTCGAGAG GTACTCCGACCTGGCGTCTTATACTTTCTTAGAGATCCTGCAGATCCAAATTATAATCCATTCCGAGATCTCATTGATGATCCTATACATAAACATGCACGGAGGGTTTTACTGTCTGTTGTGGTTTATGGAAGCTTGATTGTCTTGCTGGTATTTTTACCAGTCAAACTTGCAATGCATGTGGCACCTTCAATGTTTCCACTGGATACTTC GGTGTCAGATCCGTTTACAGAGATTCCAGCAGACATACTTCTATTTTCTATTTGTATTCCATTTGCTATTGAGCACTTCAGACCACGAGCAACCTTTAAGACAATTCTTTTCCACTGGTTTTCTGCTGTTGGTTGGTTGCTTGGATTGTCTGATTTTCTTCTGCCAAACCCTGATGACAGGGATGGTCAAGCAAATGTAAATGGCAACCAAGGACAGCAATTAAGATTACAAGATGTTCAGCATCGTGTTGTTCAAGAACAAAACCAACATAGATTAGCACTTCCTGCAGCTGGGAATGTTGAGAGGGCAGTGCATGAGGGCATGGCTTCTGAAGAGAATGATGTAGATGACGATGAAGATACAGAAGA CTGTAAGTTTGCTATCCGCATTGTGCTGCTGCTGTTTGGGGCATGGTTAACCCTACTTTTCTTTAACTCGGCAATGATTGTGGTACCTATTTCTCTTGGGCGGGCTATGTTTTCTTCAATTCCACGACTTCCAATAACGCACGGCATAAAATGCAATG ATCTATATGCGTTCAATATCGGATGTTATATTATATGGGCTGTGGCTGCTGGAGTTGGATATGCAGTAGACTATTTAAGGGCACACAGCTTCAAAGTTCTTTTGATGAACATGATAAAATGGTCTCTGAtagttttgaaaagttgcattctcCTATCACTATGG ATTGTTGTGATTCCTGTTTTTATTGGACTTCTGTTTGAGCTGCTGTTGGTAGTGCCCCTGAGAGTGCCAGTGGATGAAAGTCCTGTGTTTCTTCTCTACCAGGATTGGGCTTTGGGGCTTATATTCCTTAAGCTATGGACAAAATTG GTATTGCTAGGTCAAATGGCTCCACTTGCAGATGAAAGTTGGCGAGTAAAATTTGAGCAAGTCAAAGCAGATGGGTTTTCTCGATTGCGTGGGCTATGGGTGCTTCGTGAGATTGTGGCACCAATACTCATAAAGCTTTTGACAGCACTCTCTTTGCCATATGTTTTTGCTCGTGGTGTATTTCCACTTTTTGGATACTCTCTAATTGTAAATTCTGCTGTTTATCGATTTGCTTGGTCTGGGTGCCTTATCTTGGGCTTATTGTGGTATTGGATGAGAAGATTTCAACAGTGGTTTATGGACCTCCATAATTCCATCCGTGATGATAGGTATCTTATAGGAAGAAGATTGCACAACTTTAGGGAAGAGAAACTCAGATCGCATGGAAGCAATGATAATTTTTCACAAGCTGCAAGAGACCCGTCAAGGGATGTGGCTGTAGAAGCTAATAGAGATGAGGCTCCAGAGAATGTTGAAAACAACCAGAGTTTAAGCTCTGGTTCATCAAGCACACACATGGAAACGACAAACTTAAGGCATAGAATATCAAGTGCAAGTTCTGATTAG
- the LOC131072942 gene encoding probable E3 ubiquitin ligase SUD1 isoform X1, whose amino-acid sequence MEEIEQMRGANVGEGFEPSTSGSSGNNNFMEETGEEDEDVCRICRTNGDADNQLYYPCACSGSIKYVHQDCLLQWLNHSNARQCEVCKHAFSFSPVYADNAPARLPFTEVLVGTTMKALRGLHFFFRLSFVLSVWLLFIPFITFWIWRLSFVRSLMEARKLFISRISSDGWLHISPAILLTDCLHGFLLSAGIVFIFLGATSMREYFRHLREIERQNPEREDDGINRQNGERAGRRLLIRDVVNGEGGGAGQENVGAVQVIRRNGQNAAAANLEMQAARFDANVEQIFDGGDDADGVEDVPFDELVGMQGPVFHLVENAVTVLASNTIFLGVVVLVPFHLGRMVLSIASQLAVTTSGALLTAGMSESAMTMAMANSNVTKDLKSPSNMSNSSLAKEGLAGNINATVLQGDRSSNIIASGGSVDLLTEVLLTSLQLSDAATLSIGYMSIFLLVFGYLGLVALIRYNRGEPLTVGRIYGIASVAEAAPSLARQFLAGVKYFFTMVKVAFLLLVEIGVFPLLCGWWLDVCTISMLGTTLSQRVGFFWASPITSSVFHWLVGIVYMLQISIFVSLLREVLRPGVLYFLRDPADPNYNPFRDLIDDPIHKHARRVLLSVVVYGSLIVLLVFLPVKLAMHVAPSMFPLDTSYVNMVSDPFTEIPADILLFSICIPFAIEHFRPRATFKTILFHWFSAVGWLLGLSDFLLPNPDDRDGQANVNGNQGQQLRLQDVQHRVVQEQNQHRLALPAAGNVERAVHEGMASEENDVDDDEDTEDCKFAIRIVLLLFGAWLTLLFFNSAMIVVPISLGRAMFSSIPRLPITHGIKCNDLYAFNIGCYIIWAVAAGVGYAVDYLRAHSFKVLLMNMIKWSLIVLKSCILLSLWIVVIPVFIGLLFELLLVVPLRVPVDESPVFLLYQDWALGLIFLKLWTKLVLLGQMAPLADESWRVKFEQVKADGFSRLRGLWVLREIVAPILIKLLTALSLPYVFARGVFPLFGYSLIVNSAVYRFAWSGCLILGLLWYWMRRFQQWFMDLHNSIRDDRYLIGRRLHNFREEKLRSHGSNDNFSQAARDPSRDVAVEANRDEAPENVENNQSLSSGSSSTHMETTNLRHRISSASSD is encoded by the exons GTTTGCAAGCATGCCTTTTCTTTCTCTCCTGTCTATGCCGACAATGCCCCAGCAAGGTTACCTTTTACAGAGGTTTTAGTTGGGACAACAATGAAAGCATTGCGTGGCTTGCACTTTTTTTTCCGGCTTTCCTTTGTGCTTTCTGTATGGCTTCTGTTCATACCATTCATAACTTTCTGGATCTGGAGGCTTTCATTTGTGAGGAGCCTTATGGAGGCTCGGAAGCTGTTTATAAGTCGGATATCTTCTGATGGCTGGCTTCATATTTCTCCTGCTATACTCCTCACAGATTGTTTACATGGATTCCTTCTGTCTGCTGGAATTGTGTTTATATTTTTGGGTGCAACATCCATGCGGGAGTACTTCAGACATCTGCGGGAAATAGAAAGGCAGAATCCAGAGAGAGAGGATGATGGGATTAACAGGCAAAATGGAGAAAGAGCAGGAAGGCGGTTGCTCATACGAGATGTTGTGAATGGTGAGGGTGGTGGAGCAGGTCAGGAAAATGTTGGTGCAGTTCAAGTGATCAGAAGAAATGGGCAAAATGCAGCAGCTGCTAATTTAGAAATGCAAGCAGCACGTTTTGATGCAAATGTTGAGCAAATTTTTGATGGTGGAGACGATGCAGATGGTGTTGAGGATGTGCCATTTGATGAACTTGTGGGGATGCAAGGGCCTGTATTTCACTTGGTTGAAAATGCAGTAACA GTACTGGCAAGTAATACCATATTTCTTGGTGTTGTAGTTCTTGTACCTTTCCATCTAGGAAGAATGGTCCTGTCAATTGCATCCCAACTTGCAGTCACAACAAGTGGTGCATTGCTTACTGCTGGGATGTCAGAATCAGCTATGACTATGGCTATGGCTAATAGCAATGTAACAAAAGATCTCAAGTCACCTTCCAACATGTCTAATTCTTCTCTGGCCAAAGAGGGTCTTGCAGGGAACATTAATGCTACTGTGCTTCAGGGTGATCGTTCTTCAAATATTATTGCAAGTGGGGGTTCTGTGGATTTGTTGACAGAAGTCTTGCTTACGTCATTGCAACTTTCTGATGCTGCGACTCTTTCTATTGGTTACATGTCTATTTTCCTTCTCGTCTTTGGTTATCTTGGCTTAGTAGCTCTGATACGTTATAACAGGGGGGAGCCATTGACAGTGGGAAGGATCTATGGTATAGCATCAGTGGCCGAGGCTGCCCCTTCCCTTGCAAGGCAATTCCTGGCTGGAGTGAAATACTTCTTCACTATGGTGAAGGTTGCTTTTCTATTACTGGTGGAGATCGGTGTCTTCCCTCTATTATGTGGCTGGTGGCTGGATGTATGTACAATTAGCATGCTTGGAACAACATTGTCCCAGCGTGTGGGATTTTTCTGGGCTTCACCCATAACAAGTTCAGTATTTCACTGGCTTGTTGGGATTGTATATATGTTACAAATAAGTATCTTTGTCAGCCTTCTTCGAGAG GTACTCCGACCTGGCGTCTTATACTTTCTTAGAGATCCTGCAGATCCAAATTATAATCCATTCCGAGATCTCATTGATGATCCTATACATAAACATGCACGGAGGGTTTTACTGTCTGTTGTGGTTTATGGAAGCTTGATTGTCTTGCTGGTATTTTTACCAGTCAAACTTGCAATGCATGTGGCACCTTCAATGTTTCCACTGGATACTTCGTATGTTAATAT GGTGTCAGATCCGTTTACAGAGATTCCAGCAGACATACTTCTATTTTCTATTTGTATTCCATTTGCTATTGAGCACTTCAGACCACGAGCAACCTTTAAGACAATTCTTTTCCACTGGTTTTCTGCTGTTGGTTGGTTGCTTGGATTGTCTGATTTTCTTCTGCCAAACCCTGATGACAGGGATGGTCAAGCAAATGTAAATGGCAACCAAGGACAGCAATTAAGATTACAAGATGTTCAGCATCGTGTTGTTCAAGAACAAAACCAACATAGATTAGCACTTCCTGCAGCTGGGAATGTTGAGAGGGCAGTGCATGAGGGCATGGCTTCTGAAGAGAATGATGTAGATGACGATGAAGATACAGAAGA CTGTAAGTTTGCTATCCGCATTGTGCTGCTGCTGTTTGGGGCATGGTTAACCCTACTTTTCTTTAACTCGGCAATGATTGTGGTACCTATTTCTCTTGGGCGGGCTATGTTTTCTTCAATTCCACGACTTCCAATAACGCACGGCATAAAATGCAATG ATCTATATGCGTTCAATATCGGATGTTATATTATATGGGCTGTGGCTGCTGGAGTTGGATATGCAGTAGACTATTTAAGGGCACACAGCTTCAAAGTTCTTTTGATGAACATGATAAAATGGTCTCTGAtagttttgaaaagttgcattctcCTATCACTATGG ATTGTTGTGATTCCTGTTTTTATTGGACTTCTGTTTGAGCTGCTGTTGGTAGTGCCCCTGAGAGTGCCAGTGGATGAAAGTCCTGTGTTTCTTCTCTACCAGGATTGGGCTTTGGGGCTTATATTCCTTAAGCTATGGACAAAATTG GTATTGCTAGGTCAAATGGCTCCACTTGCAGATGAAAGTTGGCGAGTAAAATTTGAGCAAGTCAAAGCAGATGGGTTTTCTCGATTGCGTGGGCTATGGGTGCTTCGTGAGATTGTGGCACCAATACTCATAAAGCTTTTGACAGCACTCTCTTTGCCATATGTTTTTGCTCGTGGTGTATTTCCACTTTTTGGATACTCTCTAATTGTAAATTCTGCTGTTTATCGATTTGCTTGGTCTGGGTGCCTTATCTTGGGCTTATTGTGGTATTGGATGAGAAGATTTCAACAGTGGTTTATGGACCTCCATAATTCCATCCGTGATGATAGGTATCTTATAGGAAGAAGATTGCACAACTTTAGGGAAGAGAAACTCAGATCGCATGGAAGCAATGATAATTTTTCACAAGCTGCAAGAGACCCGTCAAGGGATGTGGCTGTAGAAGCTAATAGAGATGAGGCTCCAGAGAATGTTGAAAACAACCAGAGTTTAAGCTCTGGTTCATCAAGCACACACATGGAAACGACAAACTTAAGGCATAGAATATCAAGTGCAAGTTCTGATTAG